Part of the Terrisporobacter glycolicus ATCC 14880 = DSM 1288 genome is shown below.
TATTGATACAGAGTCATAAGAATTATAGTTTTTCGTTATATTTTCTTTTATTAGAGGATATTTTTCTTCTATTAAGCTTACTTTTCCTACTTCATAGGTATCTTCATTTATATCTGATAAATGTTTTAAATTAAATCTATATGTACTTCCACATTTAGAACAAACAGCTATAATATCACTGTTAATTTCTTTAGTAGATTCCTTTTTATTTTCAATCATATTGGAATGGCAATATAATATTCTATATTTTTTACATTCTGAACATTTACATATCTTCTTATCTAAATCATTATTATAAATATATTTTGGTGTGTATAACATTTGTTTTACCCCTTTCTATTTCTATGATTTTGTTTTTATTCTAAACCTATGTATATGTAGCTTCTTATCGATGTAAAAAATTCACCTTTTCTGAGCGACATATCTTCACTACTACTTCAGATAAATCTGTTACTCAAAATTTAATTTTTATGTCATTTCCTCTTTATACTATTGTATCATCATATTTTATAGTTTCAGGAATATTTTGTAATTTTTTTATTGTTTTTATTCACAAAAAAAGCTAGATATTTTCCATATCTAACTTTTATATTATAAATTTATTACTATTTACTTTTATCATTACCAACTTCCTCTTTTTTAATTTTATTATGACAATATATACATTCTTCCTTTACTTCTTGCCAACATATCTTATGATAAATATTATTACAGTTTTCACATACAGTTAAATCTTCTTCACTCATTATTTTTCCACCGCAAACACAGCATCGATTATTTAGAACTTCTTTCATATAATCCCACCTTTCCTAATTAAATTATAATATTATTATTAAATATATATTAATATTTCTTTTATTTTAAACATAAAAATATATCTAAATATATTTTATCTAAATCACATAACTTATAGTTTTCTTTGGATGCTACTTTTGCTACTTCACTTTTATCTAAGGCTAACTTATCAAATACTTCTAGCTCTACTGATAAACTACTTTTAAGTCCAATTGAGCTATAATTTTTTTCGCCAATATCCAGATAAAACCCCATTATTGGTGCCATAAAACTTATTGTAATTAAAACTATGTTGACCAATTTTATCTAAATCAGATATAAGTTCTGCGTATTCTCCATCCTCTATGCATTCTACATGTTCTATATATTCATTTATATTTATATATTTCTACTTATATCTTTTAATATATCCTTAATAATATCTTCCTTGCCTTCTATATTAATTTTATCATTTTCCGACTCTTTCATTTTTTCTTCTACTATGCATTTTAGAAATACTTTTTCATTATTAAGTTCCTTTATTTTATAAATTGTAATATCTAGTTTTATAATAGTTTTATATACTTTAACTGTTAAATATTATTTTCATCATCTTGTCTCTCTAAATTAGAATTTCTTTTTAAAATAATCAATCCCTCACTTTCATAAAAATTAATAGTATCTTCTGACTAACTCCACATCCCTAATTTCCATATTCTCCCTCCTTAAACGTTTTGTTGGATACATTTGTAAAAATATATTTTTTCTATTAAAATATCAGCTATTTTATAAACTTCAATTACATAAATAAAAATACCTCCAATTAATCAATATAGATTTCTCTATAAATCATAATTAGAGGTATTTGTATTAACACTCTAAAAGTTTTTCATTAAAATATTATGCTTGTTCCCAGTTATGGAATACATTTTGTACATCGTCATCATCTTCAAGTAAGTCTATTAATTTTTCCATAGATTTAACTTGACCTTCTTCTGATAATACAGTTGTAGTTTGAGGCACTAATTTTACATCAGCAGATACGAATTCATATCCTTTTTCTACTAGTGCATCTTTAACCATATTGAAGTCTTCTGGAGTTGTTACAACTTCGAATCCGTCTTCTTCTGTTATTATATCATCTGCCCCAGCTTCTAAAGCATCATCCATAAGTTGATCTTCAGACACACCTTCAGCAGCTATTAATATTTGTCCTTTTCTATCGAACATAAATCCAACACAACCAGTAGTTCCTAAGTTACCACCATTTTTATCAAAGTAGTATCTCATATTACCAGCAGTTCTGTTTTTATTATCTGTTAATGTTTCAACTATAACAGCTACTCCACCTGGTCCATATCCTTCGTAAGTGTTTTTGAAGTAGTCTTCACCTGCACCAGCTCCAGCACCTTTTGCTATAGCTCTACTTATATTATCATTTGGCATATTATCAGCTTTAGCTTTATCTATAGCTGTTTTTAAAGCTGCATTGTATTCTGGATCTCCTCCACCTTCTTTAGCTGCAACAGCTATAGCTCTTGCATGCTTAGTGAATATTGCTCCTCTTTTTGCATCTTGTTTACCTTTTCTATTGATAATGTTACCTATACGACCCATAGTTCCACTCCTTATTTCTTATGTGTTTGCCACATTAAAATTAAATCTTATTAACACCGTAAATTTTAACATAAAAAATCAAATTAGTAAATGTGTGTAATTATTATTGAGATTTTTATATTAAATTTAATCAAATATTGGTGGCTTAGGAGCGACTTGTCTCTTATGCTCACTTATTCTATGAAGTCTATCTATTATTTCTAGGTCCTTCTGAGGAACCTCATCCCTTTTTCCTTCAACTACCTTGTCTATCATATTATAAGTTGTCCCCATTTCATTTTCATCAGTTTGGCCTTCCCATAAACCTGCTGATGGAGCTTTGTTTATTACATCTTCGTGTATTCCAAGCTCTTTTGCCCATTCATAAACTTCAGCTTTTGTTAAGTTTGCAAGAGGTACTAAATCTACTCCACCATCTCCGTATTTAGTAAAGTAACCAGTATGAACCTCTGCTGCATTATCTGTTCCCACAACTAAATATCCTAAATCATTTGCAACAGTGTATAATGTGCACATTCTAACTCTAGCTCTTAAGTTTGAATCTGCTGTTCTTTCTCCATCTGGATTAAATAAGTTTTTTTCTTTTAATGCATTTAAGGCCACGTTTCTAATTGTCATTTGTGGTTCTGTTAAATCAATATCTATATAATCAATTCCACATCCGTTAATTACTTTAAGTGCATCTTCTCTATCTTTTGGATTGCTATTTATGCTCATTATAACACCTATAGAGTTATCCGGACATGCTCTTTTTATAAGGTTTGCAACCACTGCTGAATCTATTCCTCCTGAAACTCCAACTACTAATCCTTTGCAGTTAGCTTCCTTTACCTTTTCTCTTAGCCATTCAACAGTTTTTTTAATTTTTTCACTTCTGTTCATAATTTTGCCCCTTTCACTAAACATTTTTAAGTCTATTATAGCATACATCCTTATTATGTTTTGTATACATTATATTAAATAATCTTTTAACAGAATTTCATTATTTATTAAATAAAATTCCTGTTTTGGTTAAAACTAATTCAAGGTAGGTGAATTTTTATGAAAAAACAATCCACTCCTTTTAATATTAAAAATTCTGTAATAGGTTTATTTACTGGATTTATCAATGGTGTTTTTGGTTCTGGTGGTGGAACCTTATTAGTTCCCATACTAAATAATATTTTAAAGGTAGAAGAACATAAATCCCACTCTACTGCTCTTGCAGTAATCATATTTTTATCTACAACTAGTTCAGTTATATACATATCAAAAGGTACCTTCGATATAAATTTAACTGTACAAGCAGCTATAGGTAGTATAATTGGTGGGATTATTGGTGCAAAACTTTTAAATAAATTAAATGGGAAATTTTTAAGAATTGGATTTGGAGTAGTAATGATAATTGCAGCATGTAGGATGGTGTTTTAATGCTTGTTGGTATAATTGGATTTTTCGCTG
Proteins encoded:
- a CDS encoding RING finger protein — translated: MKEVLNNRCCVCGGKIMSEEDLTVCENCNNIYHKICWQEVKEECIYCHNKIKKEEVGNDKSK
- a CDS encoding YebC/PmpR family DNA-binding transcriptional regulator, with amino-acid sequence MGRIGNIINRKGKQDAKRGAIFTKHARAIAVAAKEGGGDPEYNAALKTAIDKAKADNMPNDNISRAIAKGAGAGAGEDYFKNTYEGYGPGGVAVIVETLTDNKNRTAGNMRYYFDKNGGNLGTTGCVGFMFDRKGQILIAAEGVSEDQLMDDALEAGADDIITEEDGFEVVTTPEDFNMVKDALVEKGYEFVSADVKLVPQTTTVLSEEGQVKSMEKLIDLLEDDDDVQNVFHNWEQA
- the nadE gene encoding NAD(+) synthase, whose product is MNRSEKIKKTVEWLREKVKEANCKGLVVGVSGGIDSAVVANLIKRACPDNSIGVIMSINSNPKDREDALKVINGCGIDYIDIDLTEPQMTIRNVALNALKEKNLFNPDGERTADSNLRARVRMCTLYTVANDLGYLVVGTDNAAEVHTGYFTKYGDGGVDLVPLANLTKAEVYEWAKELGIHEDVINKAPSAGLWEGQTDENEMGTTYNMIDKVVEGKRDEVPQKDLEIIDRLHRISEHKRQVAPKPPIFD
- a CDS encoding sulfite exporter TauE/SafE family protein — protein: MKKQSTPFNIKNSVIGLFTGFINGVFGSGGGTLLVPILNNILKVEEHKSHSTALAVIIFLSTTSSVIYISKGTFDINLTVQAAIGSIIGGIIGAKLLNKLNGKFLRIGFGVVMIIAACRMVF